The genomic region GCCAGCATTCAGGCCGGCGTCAACTTCGGGCTCGACGCGCTGGCCGAGAACATCGAAGACAACCAGGACAACGTCACCCGCTTTGCCGTGATCGCCAACGATTCCGCTCCGCGCACCGGACGCGACCAGATGTCGCTGATGTTCGAGGTCGAGCACAAGCCGGGCGGGCTGGCCGACGCGCTGGCGATCTTCAAGCGAAACAAACTGAACCTGACCTGGATCGAATCGTTTCCGATCGCGCGCCCCGAAGGGGGCTACATGTTCTTTGCTGAATTGAACGGCCACGAAACGGATCAACGCGTGAAGCAAGCCCTCGACGCACTCGAACGCAAAGCCGTCCGCATGGAAGTGCTGGGAAGTTATCCACGCGAAGCGGAGAGGGGTTAGGTAATTGTCCGTAGTCAGTTGTCCGTGGTCCGTTGCACTTGGCATCGTGCCCAGTCAGGTGGAACGCTGCGAGTCGTAGCCTTTACAACTGACAACGGACCACGGACAACTGACGAAAATCCAAGACTCAACACTTGAGAAAGGTAAGAAGGTATACCCGTGCGACGTCCGATCATTGCTGGTAACTGGAAGATGAACACGACGCTGGCCGAGGGCGTGGCCTTGGCCAAGGCCATCGCCGCCGAAGCCGATAAGTACCCTGGCGTCGATCTGGTGGTCTGTCCGCCGAGCGTCTACCTGTCGGCAGTCGCCGCGGCCGTCGTCGGGAGCCGCGTAGCGGTCGGTGCCCAGAACATGTATCACGAAGCCAGTGGTGCTTTCACCGGCGAGGTGAGCGCGGCCATGCTGATGGACGTGGGCTGCAAGTACGTCATCCTGGGGCACAGCGAACGCCGCGCCCTATTGCACGAGACCGACAGCCAGATCAACTGCAAGGTGCTGGCGGCCCTGGCCGCCGGGCTGATCCCGATTGTCTGTGTCGGCGAATCGCTGGCCGAGCGCGAGTCGAATCAGACGGCCGGTGTCATCCAGCGCCAGTTCGAAGGTTCGTTGGCCGGACTGACCCCCGAACAGATGGCTCGGACGGTGCTGGCATACGAGCCGGTGTGGGCCATTGGAACCGGGAAAGTGGCTACGAAAGAGCAGGCCCAAGAGGTCCATGCCCACCTTCGCAAACTGATTGCCGGCCGCTACAATGGCTCGATTGCGGCGGAAGTGCGGATTCAATACGGTGGCAGCGTCAAGCCGAGCAATGCGGCCGAGTTGTTGTCCCAGCCGGACGTCGACGGGGCTTTGGTCGGTGGCGCCAGCTTGAAGCCCGCTGACTTCCTCGGGATCGTCGCCGGGGCCAAGCAGTAAGTCGCCAAGCCGCCGCCGGAGATCGACAAACGCAACCACAAGCCCAGGGGTTTCCTCCCCTGGGCCTTTGCCTTTTTACAGAGCGTAATTCCCCCGGGGGTGAAACCCTTGGGCTTAGATAACACACTCGACGCGTCGCCACGACGCTCCAACTTTCAACCACGCATCGACACGGATAAAGCATGTCTACTCTTCTTGCGATCCTGCTGACAGTGATCGCCGTGTTTCTGATTCTGCTGGTTCTGATTCAACGGGGTCGCGGTGGCGGTCTGGCCGGTGCCTTGGGCGGGGCGGGGGGCCAAAGCGCGTTCGGCACCAAGGCCGGCGACTTGTTCACCCGTATTACCATGGTCGTGGCCGCGGTCTGGATTCTGTTGTGCATGCTGGCCTTGAAGTGGTACGGCCGCGAGACGGCCTCGCCCGATCTGGGTGGCCGCCAAACGCAGGTCTCGCCCGAGGGGGCTCAGCCAGGGGCCGGCGTCGTGACCGGCGCAGCACCAACCAGCGGCACAGCACCAACCAGCGGCACAGCACCAACCAGTGGTGGCGCTCCGGCTGCACCGGCCACGGGCTCGACGCCGGCTGCAACTGGCTCAGCGCCTGCTGCAACAGGTGCCGCACCGGCCGCTCCGGCGGAGCCGAAAGCGCCGTAGACATTCGACCGCGATGAAGCGTGGCGTCGCCCTTCGCGGTCGCCACGGTTTCTCTGGCCTGCGACGATTAAGGAATCGGCCCTTGCTGCTCAGCATGACCGGCTTTGGCGAAGCCCACCATCAGGTTGACGGCCTGTCGATCAGTGTGGAAGTGCGCTCGGTCAACAGCCGTTACTTCAAGCTGGTCGTGAAGTGCGGCGAGGGTTACAGCGCGCTCGAGGCCGAATTTGAAAACGTGGCCCGCGCGCAGGTTCGTCGCGGCACGCTGCAGATGACGCTGTCGGTGAATCGGGCCAAGGTCTCGGACGATTATCAGATCAACGTCGGCGTGCTCGATAGCTACCGGCGACAGCTCTCGGGCCTGCAACAGCAGTGGCACGACAAGCACCCGATCGGCATCGAAGGCTTGCTGGCCTTGCCGGGCGTGATTGTCGAGCACCGCATCGACACCGACGACGCGGCCCGCGATTGGCCGTTGATTCGCCCGGTGCTCGAGGCGGCGCTGCAGAATCTGGCGCGAATGCGCGTCGACGAAGGCCGCGCCATGGCCGACGATTTGCGCGCCAACAACCAGGTGATCGCCGCCGAACTCACCGAAGTCGAGCGTCGCGCGCCGCTGGTGGCTGACGCCTATCGCAAGCGGCTGGCCGATCGGCTGCAGACGATTCTGGCCGAGCACAATGTAGCGGTGAATCCGGCCGACATCATCAAAGAGACGAGCATCTTTGCCGAGCGGAGCGACATTTCGGAAGAAACCGTCCGCTTGCGCAGCCACTTGGAGCAGTTCGAGTCGATCATGGGCCTGGCCGAGAGTTCCGGCCGTAAGCTAGAGTTTCTTACCCAGGAAATGTTCCGGGAAGCCAACACCATCGGCTCCAAGGCGAACGATCTGGAGATTTCGCGCCGCGTGATCGATATCAAGGCGGCCATCGAGCGGATCCGCGAGATGATCCAGAACGTCGAGTAGGCTGCCCGGCGCGCCCGTGCAGGCCGCCGGGGCCGACACCTGCCGCCGAGCTACCGAAACCCAAGGTCCACCATGTCGACTACTTTGCGACCCCATTCGTCTGGATCGTCCGCTATGTCAGCAACCCCACAACCGACCCAGACTGGCCAGGTGGTAATCATCTCGGGCCCCTCGGGCGTGGGCAAATCGACGCTGCTCCGGCTGCTGTTCGAGCGCTGCCCGCTGGCACTGGAATCGAGTATTTCAGCCACGACCCGGGCCCCGCGCCCTGGCGAGGTCAACGGTGGGGACTATTA from Planctomycetota bacterium harbors:
- the secG gene encoding preprotein translocase subunit SecG yields the protein MSTLLAILLTVIAVFLILLVLIQRGRGGGLAGALGGAGGQSAFGTKAGDLFTRITMVVAAVWILLCMLALKWYGRETASPDLGGRQTQVSPEGAQPGAGVVTGAAPTSGTAPTSGTAPTSGGAPAAPATGSTPAATGSAPAATGAAPAAPAEPKAP
- a CDS encoding YicC family protein; the protein is MTGFGEAHHQVDGLSISVEVRSVNSRYFKLVVKCGEGYSALEAEFENVARAQVRRGTLQMTLSVNRAKVSDDYQINVGVLDSYRRQLSGLQQQWHDKHPIGIEGLLALPGVIVEHRIDTDDAARDWPLIRPVLEAALQNLARMRVDEGRAMADDLRANNQVIAAELTEVERRAPLVADAYRKRLADRLQTILAEHNVAVNPADIIKETSIFAERSDISEETVRLRSHLEQFESIMGLAESSGRKLEFLTQEMFREANTIGSKANDLEISRRVIDIKAAIERIREMIQNVE
- a CDS encoding triose-phosphate isomerase, with product MRRPIIAGNWKMNTTLAEGVALAKAIAAEADKYPGVDLVVCPPSVYLSAVAAAVVGSRVAVGAQNMYHEASGAFTGEVSAAMLMDVGCKYVILGHSERRALLHETDSQINCKVLAALAAGLIPIVCVGESLAERESNQTAGVIQRQFEGSLAGLTPEQMARTVLAYEPVWAIGTGKVATKEQAQEVHAHLRKLIAGRYNGSIAAEVRIQYGGSVKPSNAAELLSQPDVDGALVGGASLKPADFLGIVAGAKQ